One region of Deltaproteobacteria bacterium genomic DNA includes:
- a CDS encoding P63C domain-containing protein, which translates to MENGTKRSAKAKGGLARAKNLSPEKRSEIATIAAKARWAVPRPENVNHPRVLESFRSELDLAGIKIPCAIVEGPNGIQRVLTENGITLAILGSRSGASKRLKKTLEEEGAPTPLFIAPRQLLPFIDEELKQGPLKPIDYLDGDRLVRGYEASILPAICNVWLRAREAGALQTQQLAKAQKAEILTRALAETGIVALVDEATGYQSVRPQNALQEYLKLLIREQLAVWVKKFPDEFFENIYKIKGWQWPGMKKNRYSVVGKYIRDLVYERLAPGVLKELEQKSPKDEKGQRPNKLHQWLTDDIGDPMLANHLHTLIMFQRVALANGYGWNRFLHMVDQAMTKKGQNLELPLTNSLDSNES; encoded by the coding sequence ATGGAGAATGGGACAAAAAGAAGTGCTAAGGCTAAGGGCGGGCTAGCAAGGGCCAAAAATCTGTCTCCGGAAAAACGTTCGGAAATAGCTACGATTGCAGCAAAGGCGAGATGGGCAGTGCCAAGACCTGAAAATGTAAATCACCCTCGTGTGTTGGAAAGTTTTAGGAGCGAGTTGGATTTGGCGGGAATTAAAATACCGTGCGCTATAGTAGAGGGCCCTAACGGAATTCAGCGTGTTCTTACAGAAAATGGAATTACTCTCGCTATTTTAGGATCTAGAAGCGGGGCCTCAAAGCGCCTTAAAAAAACTTTGGAGGAAGAAGGGGCCCCTACCCCCCTTTTTATTGCGCCAAGACAGCTATTACCCTTTATTGATGAGGAATTAAAGCAAGGACCGCTTAAACCTATAGACTATTTAGATGGGGATAGGCTTGTCCGTGGCTATGAAGCATCGATTCTTCCAGCAATCTGCAATGTTTGGCTTAGAGCCCGTGAAGCAGGGGCCCTTCAGACCCAACAATTAGCAAAAGCTCAGAAGGCAGAAATTCTAACACGGGCCTTGGCTGAAACGGGTATTGTTGCTCTTGTTGATGAAGCAACCGGATACCAGTCGGTAAGACCTCAAAATGCCCTTCAAGAATATCTAAAACTTCTTATCCGCGAACAATTGGCTGTATGGGTTAAGAAATTCCCCGACGAATTCTTCGAAAACATTTATAAAATTAAAGGATGGCAATGGCCAGGCATGAAAAAAAATCGATATTCTGTTGTTGGTAAATATATTCGTGACTTGGTCTATGAAAGGTTAGCACCTGGAGTATTAAAGGAGCTTGAACAAAAGTCTCCGAAAGATGAAAAAGGACAGCGTCCTAATAAGCTCCATCAATGGTTAACGGATGATATTGGAGATCCGATGCTTGCAAATCATTTGCACACCTTAATTATGTTTCAGCGTGTGGCTTTAGCTAATGGGTATGGATGGAACCGTTTTCTTCATATGGTAGATCAGGCAATGACAAAGAAAGGTCAAAATCTTGAGTTGCCGTTAA